The following coding sequences lie in one Candidatus Dependentiae bacterium genomic window:
- a CDS encoding queuosine precursor transporter, with product MNELLFFLHIFIIALCCLGTLKLGKEALISFICMQGILSNLLVTKQITLLGFDVTCSDVFAVGVIMSLNILQEYYGKQITQKVIWINFSMLLIYLSMTQIHLWYTPNTFDTMHPHFVEIFSLMPRLTLSSIGVYFFVQNLDVVVFGLLKKLFKNKHFTLRSIIALILSQLVDTTLFSVIALYGVVESISHIIVVSFVIKLMVILLTAPFIALTKKYISPSDQRSELCPTSHLK from the coding sequence ATGAATGAACTATTATTCTTTTTACACATTTTTATTATTGCACTCTGTTGCCTTGGAACTTTAAAACTAGGCAAGGAGGCTTTAATTAGTTTCATTTGCATGCAAGGCATTTTATCAAATTTGTTGGTCACAAAGCAAATTACTCTTTTAGGATTTGATGTTACCTGCAGCGATGTCTTTGCTGTTGGAGTCATAATGAGCCTGAATATACTTCAAGAATATTACGGCAAGCAGATTACGCAAAAGGTTATTTGGATTAATTTCTCAATGCTTTTGATCTATCTGAGTATGACTCAAATTCACCTCTGGTATACTCCTAATACCTTTGACACGATGCATCCTCACTTTGTAGAAATTTTTTCACTCATGCCACGACTCACGCTCAGCTCAATAGGAGTTTATTTTTTCGTTCAGAACCTTGATGTAGTCGTTTTTGGGCTTCTTAAAAAACTTTTTAAGAACAAGCATTTTACACTTCGCAGTATTATTGCTCTTATTTTATCACAACTGGTCGACACGACGCTCTTTAGCGTTATTGCTCTGTACGGCGTCGTTGAATCAATCAGTCATATTATCGTGGTCAGCTTTGTTATCAAACTCATGGTCATTCTTTTGACCGCTCCTTTCATTGCCCTGACTAAAAAATATATTTCCCCTTCAGACCAAAGATCAGAACTATGTCCTACTTCTCATTTAAAGTAA
- a CDS encoding HD domain-containing protein, with translation MCEKKWYRLGSLLICVGVGLGAYMVVTKSYEGFFSQAKTVQTPYGQVVVTEPVLIELLECPTMERIKKVHQYGSRSLVDGYGKSYTRYNHCVGVWALLRRYGASLEEQVAGLLHDASHTVFSHVGDYLIKQADCKKSYQDDIHAEYLEKQGIGKILAKHGMELDDIVPNGDVHVALDQDLPDLCADRIEYNIQEGLLAGILCQQDVDDILAHLKFEQGKWFFTDSVVAAKLARVSLYGSRHVWGGPNIFVLDSLAAQALRRALDIELVTMDDIHYSTDEVVWEKLCQSNDSQLCEVIKKMRTTDDKKLQVTDKGSQDFFVRSKFRGVDPLVKNNDGTLKRLTELDASFALESVQLQAQLAQGWYIKFDTSDSTDKSPVQSLVG, from the coding sequence ATGTGCGAAAAAAAATGGTATCGTTTAGGATCTCTCCTGATTTGTGTAGGGGTAGGCTTGGGGGCTTATATGGTAGTCACAAAGTCTTATGAAGGGTTTTTTAGCCAGGCAAAGACTGTGCAAACACCCTATGGGCAGGTTGTGGTAACGGAGCCAGTACTTATTGAGTTGCTTGAATGCCCTACTATGGAGCGTATTAAAAAGGTGCATCAGTATGGATCTAGGTCTTTGGTTGATGGTTATGGAAAGAGTTACACGCGTTATAACCATTGTGTAGGTGTTTGGGCTCTTTTACGCCGCTATGGTGCAAGCCTTGAAGAGCAGGTTGCGGGATTGTTGCATGACGCCTCTCATACGGTATTCTCGCATGTTGGAGACTATCTCATTAAACAAGCAGATTGTAAAAAATCATATCAAGATGATATTCATGCTGAATACCTTGAAAAGCAGGGAATCGGAAAAATTTTGGCTAAGCATGGCATGGAACTGGATGATATTGTTCCAAATGGTGATGTTCATGTTGCGCTCGATCAAGATCTGCCTGATTTATGTGCTGATCGTATTGAATACAATATCCAAGAAGGGCTTTTGGCTGGTATTCTCTGCCAACAGGATGTTGATGATATCCTTGCCCACCTTAAGTTTGAACAGGGAAAATGGTTTTTTACAGACTCTGTTGTAGCTGCAAAACTGGCCCGAGTTTCGTTGTATGGATCACGACATGTTTGGGGAGGCCCAAATATATTTGTTCTTGATTCATTGGCTGCCCAGGCTTTGCGACGTGCGCTTGATATTGAGCTGGTTACCATGGATGATATTCATTATTCTACTGATGAAGTGGTGTGGGAGAAATTGTGTCAAAGTAACGACTCTCAGCTTTGTGAAGTAATCAAAAAAATGAGAACTACTGATGATAAAAAGCTTCAGGTGACCGATAAAGGCTCCCAAGACTTTTTTGTACGATCTAAATTTAGGGGAGTCGACCCATTGGTTAAAAATAATGACGGAACTCTTAAGCGCCTGACAGAACTAGATGCTTCATTTGCTTTGGAGTCAGTACAGTTGCAAGCGCAGCTTGCACAGGGGTGGTATATTAAATTTGATACATCCGATAGTACTGATAAGAGTCCTGTGCAATCACTGGTCGGATAG
- a CDS encoding CDP-alcohol phosphatidyltransferase family protein gives MSLSRGKKRLMSASINSAVSKSISRLADEARWLTMSNVLTCLRIVLAPFVALAIYSELWKLAFIIFLLAAGTDLLDGYLARLFNEHTRLGRILDPIADKFFLVISLGSLVFVDSPFIKVPIWFFILILVRESILLTGGYLVMCITGGSESIKPSIWGKLTTFMLIFFIAVGFWNHLIIQEQGSIIDFLLVIISMLSLFSLFNYIKVVYGELKRVKK, from the coding sequence ATGTCGCTTTCTCGTGGCAAAAAACGCTTGATGAGCGCATCAATTAATTCAGCGGTATCCAAGTCAATTTCTCGATTGGCAGATGAAGCCCGTTGGTTGACGATGTCAAATGTGCTGACTTGTTTACGCATTGTTTTAGCACCGTTTGTTGCTCTTGCTATCTATTCTGAGCTTTGGAAGCTGGCATTTATTATCTTTCTGCTTGCAGCGGGAACAGACTTGCTTGATGGTTACCTCGCTCGGCTTTTTAACGAGCATACTCGACTTGGTAGGATACTCGATCCAATTGCGGATAAATTTTTTCTGGTAATAAGCCTTGGCTCTCTGGTATTTGTTGATTCACCGTTTATTAAGGTCCCAATTTGGTTTTTTATACTTATCCTTGTCCGTGAATCTATTTTACTGACGGGTGGCTATCTGGTTATGTGTATTACTGGAGGCTCAGAAAGTATTAAGCCATCTATCTGGGGAAAGCTTACAACTTTTATGCTTATTTTCTTTATAGCAGTAGGTTTCTGGAATCATTTGATTATTCAAGAACAGGGATCTATTATTGATTTCCTGTTAGTAATTATATCAATGCTTTCATTGTTTTCGCTTTTCAATTATATCAAAGTTGTTTATGGTGAACTAAAAAGAGTGAAAAAATGA
- the lpxB gene encoding lipid-A-disaccharide synthase, giving the protein MKKVFIVSGELSGDLLGGWYVRKHYAHQQVYIEALGGDHLQQAGAHLYERFEKLNVTGIVEIIKHIPRLLKFLNQLAAYIIEQQFNEVVVIDFPGFNMRLIKRLKRLCSTITVTYFSPPQLWCWGAWRVASLKKYCDKIIVLYPFEVEWYAQRGVHVQWIGCPVYDRMQQYFEKSATKKHLIALVPGSRLSEIKTLLPIFARVASALKLIYPDIQFIIPQAASISSDQLSCALKRSGLDKIGKDLIIVRDSDEKWQQLAHCSMALTKPGTVTLELALLKIPALVIFRVSWITYWLARIVVKVRFMALPNLLSGQEVYKEFIQHFSIDTVVYEAQRLNESSIARDAPYAQMVEKLERLSKSLEK; this is encoded by the coding sequence ATGAAAAAAGTTTTTATTGTTTCGGGTGAACTTTCGGGTGATTTGTTGGGGGGATGGTATGTGCGTAAGCATTATGCTCATCAACAAGTGTATATCGAAGCTCTTGGAGGAGATCATCTGCAACAAGCAGGTGCTCATTTGTACGAACGCTTTGAAAAGCTCAATGTCACCGGCATTGTTGAAATTATTAAGCATATCCCTCGGTTATTAAAATTTTTAAATCAACTTGCAGCATATATCATTGAGCAACAGTTTAATGAAGTTGTAGTGATTGATTTTCCTGGCTTTAATATGAGGTTAATCAAACGACTTAAACGTTTGTGTTCAACGATAACAGTTACCTATTTTTCTCCACCTCAATTGTGGTGCTGGGGAGCCTGGCGCGTTGCTTCGCTCAAAAAATATTGCGATAAAATTATTGTTTTGTATCCCTTTGAAGTTGAGTGGTATGCACAGCGAGGCGTGCATGTTCAATGGATTGGATGTCCAGTATACGATCGTATGCAGCAATATTTTGAAAAATCTGCAACAAAAAAGCATCTTATCGCATTAGTTCCAGGATCTCGTTTGTCAGAAATCAAGACGCTCCTTCCAATCTTTGCTCGTGTTGCATCTGCCTTAAAATTAATTTATCCCGATATTCAGTTTATTATTCCTCAGGCTGCATCAATTTCGTCTGATCAATTGAGTTGTGCGCTGAAGCGTTCAGGTCTTGATAAAATTGGGAAAGATTTGATTATTGTTCGTGACTCTGATGAAAAGTGGCAGCAGCTTGCTCATTGCTCGATGGCATTAACTAAGCCTGGCACGGTTACGCTCGAGCTTGCTTTGCTTAAAATACCAGCTCTGGTTATTTTCCGTGTTTCATGGATTACCTACTGGCTTGCGCGGATAGTTGTTAAAGTTCGGTTTATGGCATTACCAAATTTGCTTTCAGGACAAGAAGTCTACAAAGAATTTATTCAACATTTTTCTATCGATACAGTTGTTTATGAGGCGCAGCGTTTGAACGAATCTTCTATTGCCCGCGATGCACCGTATGCTCAGATGGTAGAAAAACTTGAGCGACTCAGTAAAAGCCTAGAAAAATAA
- the ssb gene encoding single-stranded DNA-binding protein, protein MASYNRVIMIGNLTRDPEYKQITSGQAVCRFSLASNRQFKNKQTGSMVQEVCFIDVDVWGPQAESCNQYLQKGRSVLVEGRLKLDSWQDPDGNKRSKHSIVADRVTFLASGAQDDLEDSASDQADEGFSRSEQPKKAVAPARKAAPKATSPFDAPKGFVSTGEVTLKDEAPFEDDLPF, encoded by the coding sequence ATGGCAAGTTATAATCGAGTTATCATGATTGGTAATTTAACGCGTGATCCTGAGTATAAACAAATTACTTCAGGCCAAGCTGTCTGCCGTTTTAGCTTGGCGTCAAACCGTCAGTTTAAAAACAAACAAACCGGTTCAATGGTTCAAGAAGTTTGTTTTATTGACGTTGATGTTTGGGGACCTCAAGCAGAAAGCTGTAACCAATATCTTCAAAAGGGTCGTTCTGTTTTGGTTGAAGGACGTTTAAAGCTTGACAGCTGGCAAGATCCTGATGGCAACAAGCGCAGCAAACATTCAATCGTTGCTGACCGTGTAACATTCTTGGCTTCAGGGGCACAAGATGATCTTGAAGATTCTGCAAGCGATCAAGCTGATGAAGGTTTTTCTCGGTCTGAGCAGCCAAAAAAGGCAGTTGCTCCGGCACGTAAAGCTGCACCCAAAGCGACATCACCATTTGATGCTCCAAAAGGGTTTGTTTCAACCGGCGAAGTGACTTTGAAGGATGAAGCGCCTTTTGAAGACGATTTACCATTCTAA